A portion of the Malania oleifera isolate guangnan ecotype guangnan chromosome 3, ASM2987363v1, whole genome shotgun sequence genome contains these proteins:
- the LOC131150554 gene encoding protein SINE3, with product MQGLQQTPQKEGARSSDLVIRRSKETPLKSVKEHARKSSKIAKKSLSSAFSSVSKDVSIRLTEEPIDSYRISDVFDGNHQVGESTESFTPASTPILPSSSVASTSNISTCNGSGESEDSKIGSVEAELVVNHLRQARSQVWNSSDADIGSKKLLDALIKIVIEELNASPEERDWFAELVTAKARIAFLLLVLWFLCILLAFSFTSGVRRSFDGPLPT from the exons ATGCAAGGCCTTCAACAAACCCCGCAGAAGGAAGGAGCAAGATCTTCAGACCTCGTCATTCGCAGATCAAAGGAGACTCCATTGAAGTCCGTCAAAGAGCATGCAAGAAAGTCTAGCAAG ATTGCGAAGAAAAGCCTCAGTTCTGCGTTTTCGTCCGTGTCCAAAGACGTCTCGATCCGATTAACTGAGGAACCAATCGATTCCTATCGGATTTCTGACGTTTTTGATGGTAATCACCAGGTCGGAGAATCGACAGAG AGTTTCACGCCGGCGTCGACTCCAATTCTTCCATCTTCATCAGTGGCGTCCACTTCGAATATTTCCACCTGCAATGGATCGGGAGAATCAGAGGATTCTAAGATTGGTTCTGTGGAGGCAGAGTTAGTGGTGAATCACCTGAGACAAGCTCGATCGCAAGTCTGGAATTCATCGGACGCGGATATCGGATCTAAGAAGCTTCTTGATGCGTTGATCAAGATTGTAATAGAGGAGCTCAATGCTTCGCCTGAAGAAAGAGACTGGTTTGCTGAACTTGTCACGGCAAAGGCTCGAATAGCATTTCTGCTTTTAGTGCTGTGGTTCCTCTGCATTTTGTTAGCCTTCTCGTTCACTTCAGGCGTTCGAAGGTCATTCGACGGTCCACTACCAACGTGA